From the Palaemon carinicauda isolate YSFRI2023 chromosome 42, ASM3689809v2, whole genome shotgun sequence genome, one window contains:
- the LOC137633077 gene encoding uncharacterized protein, which yields MNIFFKNKLDTATLYYWLGWAARFQPAREGLPPSRLPGWAFPPSRHPGRASPSRQPRRAPALPPVWEGLPPSTIPSGPPLLPPDRVGLPPPASPGGPLPHLTSQGKPPPSRQSGRASSSLVSPDRLPPLPPARAGLPTSRQPGQVSPLPPAQAGFPHFRQPGLGSPLPPVRAGLSPFSPARASLPPPASPGGPPPLSSARTGFPPCLQPGRASPPPASPGRRHPFRQPRLASPTSDSQGLASPSHQPLRAFPPPTSPRPLLF from the coding sequence atgaatatattttttaaaaataagctagatacagcaactctatattatTGGCTCGGTTGGGCTGCCCGCTTCCAACCAGCCCgagagggcctccccccctcccgactgcccgggtgggccttccccccctcccgccaccccgggcgggcctccccctcccgtcagcccaggCGGGCCCCTGCCCTCCCGCCGGTCTGGGAGGGCCTCCCGCCTTCCACCATCCCGAGCGGGCCTCCCCTCCTCCCGCCAGaccgggtggggctcccccctcccgccagtccGGGCGGGCCTCTCCCCCATCTCACAAGCCAGGGcaagcctcccccctcccgccagtccGGGAGGGCCTCCTCCTCTCTCGTCAGCCCGGACAGGCTTCCCCCCCTGcctccagcccgggcgggcctccccacctcccgccagcccgggcaggtgTCACCCCTTCCGCCAGCCCAGGCTGGCTTCCCCCACTTCCGACAGCCAGGGCTtggctcccccctcccgccagtccGGGCGGGCCTCTCCCCCTTCTCACCAGCCAGGGcaagcctcccccctcccgccagtccGGGAGGGCCTCCTCCTCTCTCGTCAGCCCGGACAGGCTTCCCCCCCTGcctccagcccgggcgggcctccccacctcccgccagcccgggcaggcgtCACCCCTTCCGCCAGCCCAGGCTGGCTTCCCCCACTTCCGACAGCCAGGGCTTGGcttccccctcccaccagcccttgAGGGCCTTCCCACCTCCCACCAGCCCTCGCCCACtgctcttttaa
- the LOC137633078 gene encoding basic proline-rich protein-like translates to MPPTLPPARAGLHPSRLAGRAFPPPGQDCPPPGHAPPPPSWAGLPSSRAGSSPPASPGRLTPLRPAQASFPLPPARSGLPPSRQPGWAVPPPGQDCPPPPSPGWPTPSRQPRGASPLPGRTALLPPARVGPPPPASPGGPPPSRQPGRACPLLPPWAGLPPVPPARRASPPLYGPPACLSGRASPITVSPGESLPIPPARAGLPPFRQPGQASPPLVSPGGPSLPPPAPAGLQPSRQPGRASPPLALLGGPPPPKPGRASPYPPARASLPTSRQIWRASPLPARASPTPASPGGPPPLPPAWAVLPALPPAREWKSSTSQERRRRRNRAAKRKRIVVQQVNPA, encoded by the exons atgCCTCCCACCCTCCCTCCTGCCCGGGCGGGCCTACACCCCTCCCGCCTGGCCGGACGTGCCTTCCCCCCTCCTGGGCAGGACTGCCCTCCTCCTGGGCacgctccccctcccccctcctgggCAGGACTGCCCTCCTCCCGGGCAGGCTCctcccctcctgccagcccgggcaggcTTACCCCTCTCCGGCCAGCACAGGCAAGCTTCCCCCTCCCTCCTGCCCGTTCGGGCctacccccctcccgccagcccgggtgggccgtTCCCCCTCCCGGGCAGGACTGCCCTCCTCCCCCCAGCCCGGGTTGGCccaccccctcccgccagcccaggggggcctcccccctcccgggCAGGACTGCCCTCCTCCCCCCAGCCCGGGTGGGCccaccccctcccgccagcccaggggggcctcccccctcccgtcagcccgggcgggcctgccCCCTCCTGCCACCCTGGGCAGGACTCCCCCCAGTCCCGCCAGCCAGGCGAGCCTCCCCCCCCCTTTACGGGCCTCCCGCCTGCCtgtccgggcgggcctcccccattACCGTCAGCCCGGGCGAGTCTCTCCCCATTCCGCCAgccagggcaggcctccccccctttCGCCAGcctgggcaggcctccccccctctcgtaagcccgggcgggccttcccttCCCCCGCCAGCCCCGGCGGGTCTCcaaccctcccgccagcccgggcgggcctcccctccACTCGCCctcctgggcgggcctcccccccccaagccagggcgggcctccccctatCCCCCAGCCCGTGCGAGCCTCCCCACCTCACGCCAGAtatggcgggcctccccccttcccgcacgggcctcccccactcccgccagtccgggcgggcctccccccctccctccagccTGGGCGGTTCTCCCCGCCCTCCCGCCAGCCAG AGAGTGGAAATCCTCCACCTCTCAGGAACGAAGACGGAGGAGAAACAGGGCGGCAAAGAGGAAGCGAATCGTAGTCCAGCAGGTCAATCCAGCAtag
- the LOC137633079 gene encoding myosin-K heavy chain-like produces MPGLAGGGDAHPGWQEGGRPARAGERGEAYRGLREGGRPTKGAGRVEDRPGWGEETRPGCGRGRGPPGLAGGGEALPDLREGGGPPGLAVGGRPARAGRRGGCPPRMAGGGEAHPGVTGGGEACVGWREGVRPAWAGRRGIGPPWLAGSGQPSRANNIEFL; encoded by the coding sequence atgcccgggctggcaggagggggggatgcccacccgggctggcaggagggggggaggcccgcccgggctggcgagagGGGGGAGGCCTACCGGGGcttgcgggagggggggaggcccaccaaGGGTGCCGGGAGGGTGGAGGACCGCCCGGGCTGGGGGGAGGAAACCCGTCCGGGCTGCGGGAGGgggagaggcccgcccgggctggcaggaggtgGGGAGGCCCTCCCGGActtgcgggaggggggaggcccacccgggctggcggtagggggaaggcccgcccgtgcTGGCAGGAGAGGTGGATGCCCGCCCAggatggcgggagggggggaggcccaccctggGGTGACGGGAGGGGGAGAGGCCTGcgtgggctggcgggagggggtgagACCTGcctgggctggcaggagggggataggcccgccctggctggcgggaagcgggcaacccagccgagccaacaatatagagttcctgtaa